The following are encoded in a window of Psilocybe cubensis strain MGC-MH-2018 chromosome 4, whole genome shotgun sequence genomic DNA:
- a CDS encoding Protein argonaute-1: MPPKNTAGRGRGGPAIRGAGGPVRGGAAARGGAIATQAHHVKTIGVRRPGYGTGGRAVNTIVNAFAVEIPDNIIHHYDAINPEKLPARLNMELFEGLQTYTAPQVFANPAVYDGRKNAYTMDALPLGPTDSASFDVTLPRAGPPSANDKPPKVYKIKVTKVAAINTEVLHQFIAGRHAYDSAVSTSLTALNVAIRQQPNLKYPFNSRSFFTPEGLRAIGKGIELWRGYFQSLRPSQNKMYINLDISTGMMFRSGALLDLCLEYMEMRDPSRLTFAQLGDRGKVTLQRFVAGIRVLTKGQGGRAHPRVITRLTHQGANKITFQTREGTTTTVAEYFRKMFGRPLQFPDIICAEIGTGGAVVPLELCEVPPGQIMRKQIPDSKTSDIVDFSKLTPGERLATIRKGLNVLQYGQSEYVRQFGLTVSPTPMTVKARVLATPVLKYGDASRERTVRPAHGAWNMRDKQFFRPALVGPRWVVCSFDPRFQLPDMRALVGDFIAAARVVGMRVEETQPMLFTLNPQGDVIGQLTASGLSCRTTKGSVPSFFVVILPEGGNEIYTKVKHFGDVQRGVATQCLKSSKCRGAKPQYWANVMLKVNVKLGGINNVLADNQLLQDPHNPVIVMGADVIHPAPGAEGRPSFTSLVSSIDSTTAKYVAISKVQKGKTEIIQDLEEMVRFAFTKYNTYRERVEPGRRPCARIIFYRDGVSEGQFQHVLDEELPKIRDACKAMNVNAKITLIIVGKRHHIRMFPQLAQDGDRTGNCAAGTTIDEGLGHPTEFDYYQLTHGGLLGTSRPAHYSVIYDESNFNADAMQNLSFALCHVYARATRSVSIPAPVYYADIVCSRAKNHYEPGTGPSDFSDSATQLSGQRDLKLESFKADFKPAHASTQNMMYFMSYHIIDYPDSHSARMINHSQNITFLERMPQKRNEKKRKEKKRKEKKACIVNIVNRDRGLVPAAVDVDVVVVVTYVWLLIYETSELDIDSIQAEAAYYT; the protein is encoded by the exons ATGCCCCCAAAGAACACTGCTGGTCGTGGTCGCGGCGGTCCCGCAATCAGAGGTGCTGGTGGTCCTGTACGCGGCGGAGCGGCGGCCCGCGGAGGTGCAATTGCCACTCAAG CTCACCATGTAAAAACAATCGGAGTAAGGAGACCTGGCTATGGAACTGGCGGAAGAGCCGTCAACACCATCGTCAACGCCTTTGCTGTCGAGATTCCTGACAATATCATCCACCACTATGATG CTATCAACCCCGAAAAGCTGCCTGCGCGTCTCAACATGGAGCTCTTTGAGGGCCTCCAGACCTACACTGCTCCTCAGGTGTTCGCCAACCCCGCCGTATACGACGGCCGCAAGAACGCGTACACCATGGATGCCCTGCCTCTAGGCCCAACTGACTCTGCATCG TTCGACGTAACTTTGCCTCGTGCGGGGCCTCCATCCGCCAACGACAAACCCCCAAAGGTGTACAAGATCAAGGTGACCAAGGTCGCTGCGATCAATACCGA AGTCCTCCACCAGTTCATCGCAGGCCGCCACGCATACGACAGCGCCGTATCTACCTCCCTCACCGCGCTCAACGTCGCCATCCGCCAACAGCCCAACCTCAAATACCCATTCAACTCGCGCTCCTTCTTCACCCCCGAGGGGCTGCGCGCCATCGGCAAAGGCATCGAGCTCTGGCGGGGCTACTTCCAGTCCCTCCGGCCCTCCCAGAACAAGATGTACATCAACCTCGACATCTCGACCGGGATGATGTTCCGCTCCGGCGCACTGCTCGATCTGTGTCTCGAGTACATGGAGATGCGCGATCCGTCGCGTCTGACGTTCGCGCAGTTGGGGGATAGGGGCAAGGTCACGCTGCAGCGCTTCGTCGCGGGCATCCGTGTGCTCACTAAGGGCCAGGGCGGCCGCGCCCACCCGCGCGTCATCACGCGCTTGACGCACCAGGGCGCGAATAAGATCACATTCCAGACGCGCGAGGGCACGACGACGACTGTCGCGGAGTATTTTAGGAAGATGTTTGGGCGGCCTCTTCAGTTCCCTGATATCATCTGCGCAGAG ATTGGCACAGGCGGCGCCGTCGTCCCGCTCGAGCTATGCGAAGTCCCACCGGGCCAAATCATGCGCAAACAAATCCCAGACAGCAAAACCTCCGACATCGTCGACTTCTCCAAACTCACACCCGGCGAACGGCTCGCCACCATCCGCAAAGGCCTCAACGTCCTGCAATACGGACAGTCCGAGTACGTCCGCCAATTCGGGCTGACCGTCTCGCCGACGCCCATGACCGTCAAAGCGCGCGTGCTCGCGACGCCCGTGCTCAAATACGGCGACGCAAGCCGCGAGCGCACTGTGCGCCCCGCGCACGGCGCGTGGAACATGCGCGACAAGCAGTTCTTCCGCCCCGCGCTCGTCGGCCCGCGCTGGGTCGTCTGCTCGTTCGACCCGCGGTTCCAGCTCCCGGATATGCGCGCGCTCGTCGGGGACTTTATCGCTGCTGCAAGGGTGGTGGGCATGCGCGTCGAGGAGACGCAGCCGATGCTCTTCACGCTGAATCCGCAGGGGGACGTGATCGGGCAGCTCACGGCCTCGGGCTTGTCGTGCCGCACGACCAAAGGCAGCGTGCCGagtttcttcgtcgtcattcTCCCTGAGGGCGGGAACGAGATATACACCAAAGTGAAGCATTTCGGAGACGTGCAGAGGGGGGTTGCGACGCAGTGTTTGAAAAGTTCGAAATGCCGCGGTGCGAAGCCGCAGTATTGGGCGAATGTGATGCTGAAGGTGAATGTGAAGCTGGGGGGCATTAATAATGTGCTTGCGGACAATCAGCTGTTGCAGGACCCGCATAATCCTGTTATTGTTATGGGCGCGGATGTGATTCACCCTGCTCCGGGCGCGGAGGGCCGCCCGTCGTTTACTAGTCTGGTTAGTAGCATCGACTCGACGACGGCCAAGTACGTCGCGATCAGCAAAGTCCAGAAGGGCAAGACGGAAATCATCCAGGATCTCGAGGAGATGGTCAGA TTCGCGTTTACGAAATACAACACGTACCGCGAACGCGTCGAACCCGGACGGCGGCCCTGCGCACGCATAATCTTCTACCGCGACGGCGTATCCGAGGGCCAATTCCAACACGTCCTGGACGAAGAACTGCCCAAGATCCGCGACGCATGCAAAGCGATGAACGTCAACGCGAAGATCACGCTCATCATCGTCGGCAAGCGGCACCATATCCGCATGTTCCCGCAGCTCGCGCAGGATGGGGACCGCACGGGCAATTGTGCGGCTGGAACGACGATTGATGAGGGATTGGGACATCCGACGGAGTTTGATTATTATCAGCTCACTCATGGCGGTTTGTTGGGTACCAGTCGGCCTGCGCATTATTCGGTCATTTACGACGAGAGCAATTTCAA TGCCGACGCAATGCAAAATCTCTCTTTCGCGCTCTGCCACGTCTACGCACGAGCAACGCGCTCCGTGTCCATCCCCGCACCAGTCTACTACGCCGACATCGTCTGCTCGCGCGCCAAGAACCACTACGAGCCCGGCACGGGTCCATCAGACTTTTCAGATAGCGCGACGCAGCTCAGCGGGCAGCGCGATCTCAAGCTTGAGAGCTTCAAGGCGGATTTTAAGCCTGCGCATGCTTCGACGCAGAATATGATGTACTTTATG AGTTACCATATCATCGACTATCCCGACTCGCATTCGGCTCGAAT GATCAATCACAGTCAAAATATAACTTTCTTGGAAAGAATGCCCcagaaacgaaacgaaaagaaaagaaaagaaaagaaaagaaaagaaaagaaagcttGTATTGTTAACATCGTGAATCGTGATCGTG GTCTTGTtcctgctgctgttgatgttgatgtcgttgttgttgttacaTATGTGTGGTTATTGAT CTACGAGACGTCTGAGCTCGATATCGATAGTATTCAGGCTGAGGCTGCATACTATACATGA
- a CDS encoding Acyl-coenzyme A thioesterase 13, with amino-acid sequence MATSFVPPTASSATPDFDTSKVAGNAPEEIKRILGDTRAFFAAFLKPGQKPLNSFGKDIMERMVVTELAILQKAEEPSKLEGRAVLEVDVSEDMVNGGGNIHGGCSAFLIDMASSFALTALTLYETGRLHPSVSQSLNVVYHSPAAIGDRIRLVNTTMTVGKRTESVRTEIWNVTHHRLVASGVHIKMMPSKPKANL; translated from the exons ATGGCCACAAGCTTTGTTCCTCCCACAGCATCATCAGCAACCCCCGACTTTGATACATCTAAAGTAGCAGGAAATGCCCCTGAGGAAATCAAGCGCATTCTCGGCGACACGCGCGCGTTCTTTGCAGCGTTCCTCAAGCCAGGTCAGAAACCACTAAACAGTTTTGGGAAGGATATCATGGAGAGAATGGTAGTAACAGAGTTGGCGATATTGCAGAAAGCGGAGGAGCCTAGTAAATTGGAAGGCAGGGCCGTGCTGGAGGTCGATGTCTCTGAAG ACATGGTCAATGGTGGAGGAAACATTCATGGTGGTTGCTCAGCGTTCTTGATCGATAT GGCATCATCGTTCGCTTTGACCGCATTGACTCTATATGAGACAGGGAGATTACACCCAAGTGTTTCGCAATCCTTGAACGTGGTGTATCATTCTCCGGCTGCGAT AGGCGACAGAATACGACTTGTCAACACGACCATGACAGTAGGCAAGCGGACAGAATCAGTGCGCACGGAA ATCTGGAATGTGACGCATCACAGATTGGTCGCATCGGGGGTACACATTAAGATGATGCCTTCGAAACCAAAGGCAAATCTATAA
- a CDS encoding Flap endonuclease GEN-like protein 1 (Flap endonuclease GEN homolog 1), producing MGVKGLWKLLDPVATRASFQRLAVEDGFMSNRQGTRGYRLGVDAMGWIYRACYRHGATKNMELATLNARCSRLYSLPILPIFVFDGPNKPSIKRKKNIRGNRHWIEADFKSLLDAYGFIWCEAPGEAEAELARLTKEDYLDAVLTEDSDSIVFGTTTVLRIDEDVSDDEQVVVYRSSDILQALQMNSEDMVLIALLVGGDYNPGGVKGCGIETALGLAKAGFGRSLACGLKENNYSQEAQQQFLHEWRSQLISEAHSNSSFHLPRRCPSLAHNLPADFPSSDILSYYLHPVVSDDLIPVLFSRQLSLPAMMLFAEDHFVWGTDAVVMLRHLSNSILPGIALRSAMQIARARDIGFHYYGHMFFGQIVGKRQSSKRSPELRVKIDFPKDIIQDGINRLRAAQENPRFDQSSVDSWIQNCLPKLRAWIPSNMMEGI from the exons ATGGGCGTTAAAGGCCTGTGGAAG CTACTAGACCCTGTAGCAACACGAGCCTCGTTTCAACGTCTGGCTGTTGAGGATGGATTTATGTCAAACCGTCAAGGAACCCGAGGATATAGGCTTGGTGTTGATGCAAT GGGGTGGATTTACCGTGCATGCTACCGACACGGTGCTACAAAGAATATGGAGCTTGCTACTCTAAATGCTCGCTGTAGCCGCCTATACTCGCTTCCTATTCTGCCcatctttgtctttgatgGCCCCAACAAACCAAGTATAAAGCGCAAAAAGAACATAAGGGGAAATCGCCACTGGATTGAAGCTGATTTCAAATCGCTGTTAGATGCTTACGGTTTTATTTGGTGTGAG GCACCTGGTGAAGCTGAAGCGGAGCTTGCCAGACTTACAAAGGAGGACTATCTCGATGCCGTTCTTACAGAAGACTCTGATAGTATTGTATTTGGTACCACAACTGTCTTGCGAAT CGATGAAGATGTGTCCGATGATGAACAGGTGGTTGTATATCGATCATCTGATattcttcaagctcttcaGATGAATAGCGAGGATATGGTTCTTATTGCACTATTGGTTGGTGGCGACTACAATCCT GGTGGAGTCAAAGGCTGTGGCATTGAAACAGCACTTGGACTTGCAAAAGCTGGTTTTGGTCGATCACTAGCGTGTGGCCTTAAGGAAAACAACTACAGTCAAGAAGCACAGCAACAATTCCTACATGAATGGCGAAGCCAGCTAATAAGTGAAGCTCATAGCAattcttcatttcatttaCCTCGCCGCTGCCCATCTTTGGCCCACAATCTTCCGGCAGACTTTCCCTCTTCCGATATACTAAGCTATTATCTCCATCCTGTTGTATCCGATGATCTCATTCCAGTTCTTTTTTCTCGTCAACTATCTCTTCCAGCCATGATGCTATTTGCCGAAGATCATTTCGTATGGGGTACAGATGCTGTGGTTATGTTACGCCACCTGTCTAACAGCATTCTTCCTGGAATTGCACTTAGGTCGGCAATGCAAATTGCTCGAGCTCGGGATATTGGCTTTCATTATTATGGCCACATGTTTTTTGGCCAAATTGTTGGGAAGCGACAATCTAGCAAGCGCTCTCCGGAATTACGTGTCAAGATTGATTTTCCAAAAGACATTATTCAAGATGGCATTAATAGGCTTCGAGCGGCTCAAGAAAATCCTCGATTTGATCAATCAAGTGTCGATTCTTGGATTCAAAATTGTCTTCCAAAGCTACGTGCATGGATTCCAAGTAATATGATGGAGGGTATTTAG